A region of Thermobifida halotolerans DNA encodes the following proteins:
- a CDS encoding thiamine pyrophosphate-dependent enzyme produces the protein MTRIASEALIERLIDWGVDTIFGLPGDGINGIMEGLRRHRDRIRFVLVRHEEAAAFMATGYAKATGRLGVCLATSGPGGIHLLNGLYDAKLDHVPVLAITGMQETSVLGTDYQQEVRLEHLYADLADYNQMISNPAQLPGLVDIAVRTAMARRGVAHLTFPNDLQIADADADPWAHVAPARPPETTPHYLSAPGTPRTEDLQRAADVLNAARRPALLVGAGALHARAEVTEVADVLGAPVIKTLPGKAVIEDDSPLTTGGLGLLGTKPSEELIDDIDTLFMVGTNFPYTAHMPKAGTVRVVQLEADPIRAGRRIPTEVPMVGDAKEGLRALLPLLRRNDNRAHLGKYRKAMDQWRENMKALQSPDRDPIAPQYLMGVIDDLADDDAILTCDSGTVATWAARHWTIRGDRQFYLSGNLATMAPGLPYAVAMQHAFPGRQVIAYIGDGGFAMLMAEFLTAVQHDLPIKVVVNNNNSLGQILWEQMVLGYPEHGVRYPEPFTDFSAWARACRAHGAKVTKAVDVESAVRTALSHNGPALVDVDVNPDEPPMPGKVSYEQATKFAQAFLKGQPRRVSIASTLFKDRIQQLGE, from the coding sequence ATGACTCGCATCGCATCGGAAGCACTGATAGAGCGGCTGATCGACTGGGGGGTCGACACGATCTTCGGCCTCCCCGGCGACGGCATCAACGGCATCATGGAAGGGCTGCGGCGGCACAGGGACCGCATCCGCTTCGTCCTGGTCCGCCACGAGGAGGCCGCCGCCTTCATGGCCACCGGGTACGCCAAGGCCACCGGCCGCCTCGGGGTGTGCCTCGCCACGTCCGGTCCGGGCGGCATCCACCTGCTCAACGGGCTCTACGACGCCAAGCTCGACCACGTTCCCGTGCTGGCCATCACCGGCATGCAGGAGACCTCGGTGCTGGGCACCGACTACCAGCAGGAGGTGCGGCTGGAGCACCTCTACGCCGACCTCGCCGACTACAACCAGATGATCAGCAACCCGGCGCAGCTTCCCGGGCTGGTGGACATCGCCGTGCGCACCGCGATGGCGCGGCGCGGCGTGGCGCACCTGACCTTCCCCAACGACCTGCAGATCGCCGACGCCGACGCCGACCCGTGGGCGCACGTGGCCCCGGCCCGGCCGCCCGAGACCACGCCCCACTACCTCTCCGCTCCGGGCACTCCCCGGACCGAGGACCTCCAGCGGGCCGCCGACGTTCTCAACGCCGCCCGCCGCCCCGCGCTCCTCGTCGGCGCCGGCGCGCTGCACGCCCGGGCCGAGGTCACCGAGGTCGCCGACGTGCTGGGCGCGCCGGTCATCAAGACCCTGCCCGGCAAGGCCGTCATCGAGGACGACTCGCCGCTGACCACCGGCGGTCTGGGGCTGCTGGGCACCAAGCCCAGCGAGGAGCTCATCGACGACATCGACACGCTGTTCATGGTGGGCACCAACTTCCCCTACACGGCGCACATGCCCAAGGCGGGAACGGTGCGCGTGGTGCAACTGGAGGCCGACCCCATCCGGGCCGGCCGACGCATCCCCACCGAGGTGCCGATGGTCGGCGACGCCAAGGAGGGGCTGCGTGCCCTGCTTCCGCTGCTGCGCCGCAACGACAACCGCGCCCACCTCGGCAAGTACCGCAAGGCGATGGACCAGTGGCGCGAGAACATGAAGGCGCTGCAGTCGCCCGACCGGGACCCGATCGCCCCGCAGTACCTCATGGGGGTGATCGACGACCTCGCCGACGACGACGCCATCCTGACCTGCGACAGCGGCACGGTCGCCACCTGGGCGGCCCGGCACTGGACCATCCGCGGCGACCGCCAGTTCTACCTGTCGGGCAACCTCGCCACCATGGCCCCCGGCCTGCCCTACGCCGTCGCCATGCAGCACGCCTTCCCGGGACGCCAGGTCATCGCCTACATCGGCGACGGCGGATTCGCGATGCTGATGGCGGAGTTCCTGACCGCCGTCCAGCACGACCTGCCGATCAAGGTCGTGGTCAACAACAACAACTCCCTCGGGCAGATCCTGTGGGAGCAGATGGTGCTCGGCTACCCGGAGCACGGGGTGCGCTACCCGGAGCCGTTCACCGACTTCTCCGCCTGGGCCCGGGCCTGCCGCGCCCACGGGGCCAAGGTCACCAAGGCCGTCGACGTGGAGAGCGCGGTGCGCACCGCCCTGTCCCACAACGGCCCGGCCCTGGTCGACGTGGACGTCAACCCCGACGAGCCGCCCATGCCCGGCAAGGTCTCCTACGAGCAGGCGACCAAGTTCGCCCAGGCGTTCCTCAAGGGGCAGCCGCGCCGCGTCTCCATCGCCTCCACCCTGTTCAAGGACCGCATCCAGCAGTTGGGGGAGTGA
- a CDS encoding enolase C-terminal domain-like protein has translation MSPASDPTVERVETAVYTVPTDRPAGDGTLAWDSTTMVLVRVDGGGQRGLGWTYGPAACARAVGDLLAPQVVGRAVMDVPAALEAMVRAVRNASRPGAVGYAVSAVETALWDLKARLLGLPLNRLLGRARDTVALYGSGGLTTYDDTVLREQLTDWVKQGFARVKIKIGESWGSRVDRDLERVRLAREAVGPDAELYVDANGGYTAKQAIRVAERMAAAGVRWFEEPVSSDDLAGLRQVRDALSLDVAAGEYGFDLPYFQRMCAAGAVDCLQIDVTRCGGILEFGRAAAVAAAHGLQVSGHCAPYLHRHLALSQPGMRHLEWFHDHARIETRFFDGADPPVGGRLAADPDRPGHGLDLREADAERYRVH, from the coding sequence ATGAGCCCCGCATCCGACCCCACGGTGGAGCGGGTGGAGACGGCCGTCTACACGGTGCCCACCGACCGGCCCGCCGGTGACGGCACCCTCGCCTGGGACTCCACCACGATGGTCCTGGTCCGTGTCGACGGCGGCGGGCAGCGCGGACTGGGCTGGACCTACGGGCCCGCCGCGTGCGCCCGCGCGGTGGGCGACCTGCTCGCCCCCCAGGTGGTGGGCCGCGCGGTGATGGACGTCCCGGCGGCACTGGAGGCCATGGTGCGCGCCGTGCGCAACGCGAGCCGCCCCGGCGCGGTCGGGTACGCGGTCTCCGCGGTGGAGACGGCGCTGTGGGACCTCAAGGCCCGCCTGCTCGGACTGCCGCTGAACCGGCTGCTCGGCCGCGCCCGCGACACCGTCGCACTGTACGGCAGCGGCGGGCTGACCACCTACGACGACACGGTGCTGCGCGAGCAACTGACGGACTGGGTGAAGCAGGGGTTCGCCCGCGTCAAGATCAAGATCGGGGAGTCGTGGGGCAGCCGGGTCGACCGCGACCTGGAGCGCGTGCGCCTGGCCCGGGAGGCCGTCGGCCCCGACGCCGAACTCTACGTCGACGCCAACGGCGGCTACACCGCCAAGCAGGCGATCCGGGTCGCCGAACGAATGGCCGCGGCCGGCGTGCGCTGGTTCGAGGAACCCGTCTCCTCCGACGACCTCGCCGGACTCCGGCAGGTCCGCGACGCGCTGTCCCTCGACGTCGCCGCGGGCGAGTACGGCTTCGACCTGCCCTACTTCCAGCGCATGTGCGCGGCCGGAGCGGTGGACTGCCTGCAGATCGACGTCACCCGGTGCGGCGGGATCCTGGAGTTCGGCCGCGCCGCCGCCGTGGCCGCCGCACACGGCCTGCAGGTGTCCGGACACTGTGCCCCCTACCTGCACCGGCATCTGGCCCTGAGCCAGCCCGGGATGCGGCACCTGGAGTGGTTCCACGACCACGCGCGCATCGAGACCCGCTTCTTCGACGGCGCAGACCCGCCGGTCGGAGGCCGTCTGGCCGCCGATCCCGACCGGCCCGGCCACGGACTCGACCTGCGCGAGGCCGACGCCGAGAGGTACCGCGTCCACTGA
- a CDS encoding Na+/H+ antiporter subunit E yields MRRLLSDQVFLLAWLALVWVLLWGTFSPAVLLSAVVVAPLCLAACRLPVLPRARPRLWRFPGVLGRFAVDVVVSSLQVAWATVRRGPHTRSAVVAVPLRCASDVALTVAANRISLVPGTLVLDIDRDVEEMYVYVFDVRRTEDLDRARDDAARSAADVLRALGEDTAAEKGGGQS; encoded by the coding sequence ATGAGACGGCTGCTGTCCGACCAGGTCTTCCTGCTCGCGTGGCTCGCCCTCGTCTGGGTGCTGCTGTGGGGGACGTTCTCGCCCGCGGTGCTCCTCTCGGCGGTCGTGGTGGCGCCGCTGTGCCTGGCCGCCTGCCGCCTGCCCGTCCTGCCCAGGGCGCGCCCCCGCCTGTGGCGCTTTCCGGGGGTCCTCGGGCGGTTCGCGGTGGACGTGGTGGTCTCCTCCCTCCAGGTGGCCTGGGCGACGGTGCGCAGGGGGCCGCACACACGCTCCGCCGTGGTGGCCGTCCCGCTCCGGTGCGCCTCCGACGTGGCCCTCACGGTGGCCGCCAACCGGATCTCCCTGGTGCCGGGAACCCTGGTGCTGGACATCGACCGGGATGTGGAGGAGATGTACGTGTACGTGTTCGACGTGCGGCGCACCGAGGACCTCGACCGGGCGCGCGACGACGCGGCGCGCAGCGCCGCCGACGTGCTGCGCGCGCTGGGCGAGGACACGGCCGCCGAGAAGGGGGGAGGACAGTCGTGA
- a CDS encoding monovalent cation/H+ antiporter complex subunit F — protein sequence MTTVLAVTAGMLAIAGLLTVVRLLRGPTVDDRLVALDTLVVVAVSGIAVVAALRQEGASVFLLVVVALVGFLSTVAVVRLVEDRS from the coding sequence GTGACCACGGTGCTGGCCGTCACCGCGGGCATGCTGGCGATCGCTGGACTGCTCACGGTCGTGCGGCTGCTGCGCGGCCCCACCGTCGACGACCGGCTCGTCGCCCTCGACACCCTGGTGGTCGTCGCGGTCAGCGGGATCGCGGTGGTCGCGGCGCTGCGCCAGGAGGGCGCCAGCGTCTTCCTGCTCGTGGTGGTGGCGCTGGTGGGCTTCCTCAGCACGGTCGCGGTCGTGCGGCTGGTGGAGGACCGGTCGTGA
- the mnhG gene encoding monovalent cation/H(+) antiporter subunit G — protein sequence MNALGAVVDVLAAVALLAGGALALLAGLGLVRLPDVASRLQAATKPQVLGLALICLGVAPLIDRNDVLALALVVLFQFSTAPIVAQLVGRSAYRSGTVRDSLVADELRDRER from the coding sequence GTGAACGCGCTGGGAGCAGTGGTGGACGTCCTGGCCGCGGTGGCCCTGCTGGCGGGCGGGGCGCTGGCGTTGCTGGCCGGACTCGGACTGGTCCGCCTCCCCGACGTCGCCTCCCGCCTGCAGGCGGCCACCAAGCCGCAGGTGCTGGGGCTCGCGCTGATCTGCCTGGGCGTCGCCCCGCTCATCGACAGAAACGACGTGCTCGCCCTGGCCCTCGTCGTGCTGTTCCAGTTCTCCACCGCGCCGATCGTGGCCCAACTGGTGGGGCGCTCCGCCTACCGCTCCGGGACGGTCCGCGACTCCCTGGTCGCCGACGAGTTGCGGGACCGGGAGCGCTGA
- a CDS encoding Na+/H+ antiporter subunit D gives MTASTLLIAVPVAVPLLAAGLSLLLSPFPVVQRVLGVTVLAAVLLDAAVLLVHVDRSGTQPLHVGGWEPPLGITLVADRFSALVLLVSALVCLVVMLYAVGQGTAEQRVENVPSVFHPTYLVLLAGIALVFLTGDLFTLFVGLEVMLMASYVLITLGATAERVRAGMTYIISSLTASILLVTTIGLVYSTTGTVNLAQLSEATADLSAGTRGLLGLLLLVVLGIKAAMVPLHWWLPDSYPTAPVPVTAVFAALLTKVAVYAIVRTQTLMFPQPEPWTLLLVLSAATMLVGVLGALVQDDVNRLLSFTLVSHIGFMLFGLALSSVAGLTGVVLYLVHHITVQTALFLVSGLVERERGTVSLRRLGGLASTAPLVAALFLLPAFSLGGVPPLAGFIGKLALLQAAVARATPLVLAVAAVVLLASLLTLAAMTRLWLLAFWRHPAEPVAESPAQRAGEGEIPLASARLMRASAAAAVLVGLLLVAAAGPLAAFSQRAAADLADRASYRGAVLSGEAG, from the coding sequence GTGACGGCGAGCACCCTGCTGATCGCGGTTCCCGTGGCGGTCCCCCTGCTGGCCGCGGGCCTGTCGCTGCTGCTGAGCCCGTTCCCGGTGGTCCAGCGCGTGCTCGGCGTCACCGTCCTGGCCGCGGTGCTGCTGGACGCCGCCGTGCTGCTGGTCCACGTCGACCGGTCCGGTACGCAGCCGCTGCACGTCGGCGGCTGGGAGCCGCCGCTGGGCATCACGCTGGTCGCCGACCGCTTCTCCGCCCTGGTCCTGCTCGTCAGCGCCCTGGTCTGCCTCGTGGTCATGCTCTACGCGGTCGGGCAGGGCACCGCCGAACAGCGCGTCGAGAACGTGCCGTCGGTGTTCCACCCGACCTACCTGGTGCTGCTGGCGGGCATCGCGCTGGTGTTCCTCACCGGCGACCTGTTCACGCTCTTCGTGGGCCTGGAGGTGATGCTCATGGCGAGCTACGTGCTCATCACGCTCGGGGCCACGGCCGAGCGGGTGCGCGCGGGCATGACGTACATCATCTCCAGCCTGACGGCGTCCATCCTGCTGGTCACGACCATCGGCCTGGTGTACTCCACCACCGGGACGGTCAACCTGGCCCAGCTCAGCGAGGCGACGGCCGACCTCTCCGCCGGGACGCGCGGCCTGCTCGGGCTGCTGCTGCTCGTCGTGCTGGGCATCAAGGCCGCGATGGTGCCCCTGCACTGGTGGCTGCCCGACAGCTACCCCACGGCCCCGGTCCCCGTGACGGCGGTCTTCGCGGCCCTGCTCACCAAGGTGGCCGTCTACGCCATCGTCCGCACCCAGACCCTGATGTTCCCCCAACCCGAGCCCTGGACGCTGCTTCTGGTGCTCTCGGCGGCGACGATGCTCGTCGGTGTGCTGGGCGCCCTGGTGCAGGACGACGTCAACCGGCTGCTGTCCTTCACCCTCGTCTCGCACATCGGCTTCATGCTGTTCGGCCTGGCCCTCTCCTCGGTGGCGGGGCTGACCGGGGTGGTGCTGTACCTGGTGCACCACATCACCGTGCAGACCGCGCTGTTCCTGGTGAGCGGACTGGTGGAGCGGGAGCGCGGGACGGTCTCGCTGCGGCGCCTGGGCGGTCTGGCCTCCACGGCGCCGCTCGTGGCGGCGCTGTTCCTCCTGCCCGCGTTCAGCCTGGGCGGCGTCCCGCCCCTGGCCGGGTTCATCGGAAAGCTGGCCCTGCTGCAGGCGGCCGTCGCGCGGGCCACGCCGCTGGTGCTGGCCGTCGCCGCCGTCGTCCTGCTGGCGAGCCTGCTCACACTGGCGGCGATGACGCGGCTGTGGCTGCTGGCGTTCTGGCGACACCCCGCCGAGCCCGTCGCCGAGAGCCCCGCGCAGCGGGCCGGCGAGGGCGAGATCCCCCTCGCCTCGGCGCGGCTCATGCGCGCCTCGGCCGCGGCCGCCGTCCTGGTCGGCCTGCTCCTGGTGGCGGCGGCCGGACCGCTGGCGGCGTTCAGCCAGCGGGCCGCGGCCGACCTGGCCGACCGGGCCTCCTACCGGGGCGCGGTGCTGTCCGGGGAGGCCGGATGA
- a CDS encoding FAD-binding and (Fe-S)-binding domain-containing protein has translation MAVDVHSPQAPPRTPPSVDVDALHRDLLEQVDGEIRFDDGSRATYTTAASNYRQTPIGVVVPRSVEAGADAVAVCRAHGAPVLSRGGGTSLAGQTSNTAVVIDWSKYCDRVLDIDVRRRTAVVEPGIVLDALSTRTREAGGLVFGPRPSTHGQCTIGGMIGNNSCGSTAQRYGKTADHVARLEVLTYDGCRMWVGPTSDEEYERIVAAGGRRAEIYRRLRELRDRHALAIRRRFPDIPRRVSGYNLDALLPENGFDVARALVGSEGTLATILRAELRLAPEPSVQTLVMCGYPDIFAAADAVPRIAEFDPLALEGLDDKLVDYQRRKHLNPEALRELPEGGAWLMVQFAADSREEARQRAREFCDAVGGTETAPVVSHIDDVDRIEQMWQVREAGLGATARVPAEPDTWEGWEDSAVPPERFGDYLRDLHGLMEEFGYADRSSLYGHFGHGCLHTRIPFDLRSAAGIAEFRRFMERAADLVVSYGGSLSGEHGDGQSRAELWPRMFGAELMPAFAEFKRIFDPDDRMNPGKLVHPDGSEPQRLDEHLRLGADYAPAEPDTRFGYPHDDASFAHAALRCVGVGKCRTHSGGVMCPSYRVTREEEHSTRGRARLLFEMLRGDVIDDGWRSREVHEALDLCLACKGCKTDCPVNVDMATYKAEFLSHHYEGRPRPLAHYSMGWLPVWARAASVAPGLVNALTARPLVARAVKRLGGVARERPVPAFAPVRFSDAYRRRGRRGSGHRGEVVLWPDTFTDNFHPAVGAAAVRVLEAAGFAVRIPRRTLCCGLTWISTGQLGVARRVLERTVATLRSDIRAGTPVVGLEPSCTAVLRSDAPELFPHDQDVERLRNQTFTLAELLNRHAPDWEPPRLGRAAMAQPHCHQHAVMGFDDDRELLERAGAEARVLDVGCCGLAGNFGFEDGHYAVSMACAEDGGLLPAVRDSDPGAFVLADGFSCRTQIEHADVGRQAVHLAEALDLALRGRIPRDHPENAATRFAAPRHVPRYDPADIRRSAVEAGSRGGNRP, from the coding sequence ATGGCCGTCGACGTGCACTCCCCCCAAGCGCCTCCCCGGACCCCGCCGTCCGTGGACGTCGACGCGCTCCACCGCGACCTGCTGGAGCAGGTGGACGGCGAGATCCGCTTCGACGACGGCAGCAGGGCCACCTACACCACCGCCGCCTCCAACTACCGGCAGACGCCGATCGGCGTGGTCGTCCCCCGCAGCGTCGAGGCCGGTGCCGACGCCGTGGCGGTGTGCCGCGCCCACGGGGCGCCCGTCCTGTCCCGCGGCGGCGGAACCAGCCTGGCCGGGCAGACCAGCAACACCGCCGTCGTCATCGACTGGTCCAAGTACTGCGACCGCGTGCTCGACATCGACGTGCGGCGGCGCACGGCCGTCGTGGAACCGGGCATCGTGCTCGACGCGCTCAGCACCCGCACCCGCGAGGCGGGCGGCCTCGTCTTCGGACCGCGGCCCTCCACCCACGGCCAGTGCACCATCGGCGGCATGATCGGCAACAACTCCTGCGGCTCCACCGCCCAGCGCTACGGCAAGACCGCCGACCACGTGGCGCGGCTGGAGGTGCTCACCTACGACGGGTGCCGCATGTGGGTCGGCCCCACCTCCGATGAGGAGTACGAGCGCATCGTCGCGGCCGGGGGGCGGCGCGCCGAGATCTACCGGCGGTTGCGCGAACTGCGCGACCGCCACGCCCTGGCGATCCGGCGCCGCTTCCCCGACATCCCGCGCCGGGTGTCGGGCTACAACCTCGACGCGCTGCTGCCGGAGAACGGCTTCGACGTGGCCCGCGCCCTGGTCGGCTCGGAGGGCACCCTGGCCACGATCCTGCGCGCGGAACTGCGGCTGGCACCCGAACCGTCCGTGCAGACCCTGGTGATGTGCGGCTACCCCGACATCTTCGCCGCCGCCGACGCCGTCCCCCGGATCGCCGAGTTCGACCCGCTGGCCCTGGAGGGCCTCGACGACAAGCTGGTCGACTACCAGCGGCGCAAGCACCTCAACCCCGAGGCGCTGCGCGAACTGCCCGAGGGCGGGGCGTGGCTGATGGTCCAGTTCGCCGCCGACAGCCGTGAGGAGGCCCGGCAGCGGGCCCGCGAGTTCTGCGACGCGGTCGGGGGCACCGAGACCGCCCCCGTCGTGAGCCACATCGACGATGTCGACCGCATCGAGCAGATGTGGCAGGTCCGGGAGGCGGGCCTGGGCGCCACCGCCCGCGTCCCCGCCGAACCCGACACCTGGGAGGGGTGGGAGGACTCCGCCGTCCCACCGGAGCGGTTCGGCGACTACCTGCGCGACCTGCACGGTCTGATGGAGGAGTTCGGCTACGCCGACCGCTCCTCGCTGTACGGGCACTTCGGACACGGCTGCCTGCACACCCGCATCCCCTTCGACCTGCGCAGCGCCGCCGGGATCGCGGAATTCCGGCGCTTCATGGAACGCGCGGCCGACCTGGTGGTGAGCTACGGCGGCTCGCTGTCCGGCGAGCACGGCGACGGCCAGTCCCGCGCCGAGCTGTGGCCCAGGATGTTCGGTGCCGAACTGATGCCCGCCTTCGCCGAGTTCAAGCGGATCTTCGACCCCGACGACCGGATGAACCCCGGCAAACTCGTCCACCCCGACGGGAGCGAGCCCCAGCGCCTGGACGAGCACCTGCGGCTGGGCGCCGACTACGCCCCCGCCGAACCCGACACCCGCTTCGGCTACCCGCACGACGACGCCAGTTTCGCCCACGCCGCGCTGCGCTGCGTCGGCGTGGGCAAGTGCCGCACCCACAGCGGTGGGGTGATGTGCCCCAGCTACCGGGTCACCCGCGAGGAGGAGCACTCGACCCGCGGCCGGGCGCGTCTGCTGTTCGAGATGCTGCGGGGCGACGTGATCGACGACGGCTGGCGCTCCCGCGAGGTCCACGAGGCCCTGGACCTGTGCCTGGCCTGCAAGGGATGCAAGACCGACTGTCCGGTCAACGTCGACATGGCCACCTACAAGGCCGAGTTCCTCTCCCACCACTACGAGGGGCGGCCGCGCCCGCTCGCCCACTACTCGATGGGGTGGCTGCCGGTGTGGGCGCGCGCGGCCTCGGTCGCGCCCGGCCTGGTCAACGCGCTGACCGCCCGACCGCTCGTCGCGCGGGCCGTCAAGCGGCTCGGCGGGGTGGCCCGGGAGCGTCCCGTGCCCGCCTTCGCGCCGGTGCGCTTCAGCGACGCCTACCGGCGCCGCGGCAGGCGCGGCTCGGGCCACCGCGGCGAGGTCGTGCTGTGGCCGGACACCTTCACCGACAACTTCCACCCCGCCGTCGGCGCCGCGGCGGTGCGCGTCCTGGAGGCGGCGGGGTTTGCCGTGCGGATTCCGCGCCGCACCCTGTGCTGCGGACTGACCTGGATCTCCACCGGGCAGCTCGGCGTCGCCCGCCGCGTCCTGGAGCGCACGGTCGCCACCCTGCGCTCCGACATCCGCGCGGGCACCCCCGTCGTCGGCCTGGAACCCTCCTGCACGGCGGTCCTGCGCTCCGACGCGCCCGAGCTGTTCCCCCATGACCAGGACGTCGAGCGGCTGAGGAACCAGACGTTCACCCTGGCCGAGCTCCTCAACCGCCACGCCCCCGACTGGGAGCCGCCGAGGCTCGGCCGAGCCGCCATGGCCCAGCCGCACTGCCACCAGCACGCGGTCATGGGGTTCGACGACGACCGGGAACTGCTGGAGCGGGCCGGCGCCGAGGCGCGGGTGCTCGACGTGGGCTGCTGCGGACTGGCCGGGAACTTCGGTTTCGAGGACGGCCACTACGCCGTGTCCATGGCGTGCGCCGAGGACGGCGGTCTGCTGCCGGCCGTGCGCGACTCCGATCCCGGCGCGTTCGTCCTGGCCGACGGGTTCAGCTGCCGCACCCAGATCGAGCACGCCGACGTCGGACGCCAGGCGGTGCACCTGGCCGAGGCCCTCGACCTGGCGCTGCGCGGCCGGATACCGCGCGACCACCCCGAGAACGCCGCCACCCGGTTCGCGGCGCCGCGCCACGTGCCGCGCTACGACCCGGCCGACATCCGCCGGTCGGCCGTGGAGGCGGGCAGCCGGGGAGGGAACCGGCCATGA
- a CDS encoding sodium:proton antiporter, which yields MNATNLTLSLVVGGLFAGGVHLLLQRGLFRIVLGFVLLGHGANLVLLIAGGPAGAVPEVGEADPAAASDPLPQAMALTAVVITFAVTALLLALCDRSVMLYGDDEVRDDVEDRLLARQERQGEET from the coding sequence GTGAACGCCACCAACCTCACCCTCTCGCTCGTGGTCGGCGGCCTGTTCGCCGGCGGGGTCCACCTGCTGCTGCAACGCGGCCTGTTCCGGATCGTCCTCGGCTTCGTGCTGCTGGGGCACGGCGCCAACCTCGTGCTGCTGATCGCGGGCGGCCCGGCCGGAGCGGTCCCCGAAGTGGGCGAGGCGGACCCGGCCGCCGCCTCCGACCCGCTGCCGCAGGCGATGGCGCTGACCGCCGTGGTCATCACCTTCGCGGTCACCGCGCTGCTGCTGGCGCTGTGCGACCGCAGCGTGATGCTGTACGGCGACGACGAGGTCCGCGACGACGTCGAGGACCGACTGCTGGCCCGCCAGGAGCGTCAGGGGGAGGAGACGTGA
- a CDS encoding MnhB domain-containing protein translates to MNDERRTGAVPRSRLLAAADRQEPRQRALLLEVITRIIHPSVLLVAVYLLLVGLHHPGGGFAAGLVAGTGLVLRRLAGGPWELGEAAPVPPGVLLGAGLSLAAGYGLAGVVVADEFLAGTVWRFPEGPFGHIEVPTSLILEVGIALIVIGLVLDVLRTLGAEQRPAPPAPASGTDREDAR, encoded by the coding sequence ATGAACGACGAACGACGGACCGGAGCGGTTCCGCGCTCCCGCCTGCTGGCCGCCGCGGACCGGCAGGAGCCCCGCCAGAGGGCGCTGCTGCTGGAGGTCATCACGCGGATCATCCATCCCAGCGTGCTCCTCGTCGCCGTCTACCTGCTCCTCGTCGGGCTGCACCACCCCGGCGGGGGGTTCGCGGCCGGACTGGTCGCCGGTACCGGCCTGGTCCTGCGCCGCCTCGCGGGCGGTCCCTGGGAGCTGGGCGAGGCCGCGCCCGTGCCGCCCGGGGTCCTGCTCGGGGCGGGGCTGAGCCTCGCCGCCGGGTACGGCCTCGCCGGCGTCGTGGTGGCCGACGAGTTCCTCGCCGGAACCGTCTGGCGCTTCCCGGAGGGCCCGTTCGGCCACATCGAGGTGCCCACCTCGCTCATCCTGGAGGTCGGCATCGCCCTCATCGTGATCGGCCTGGTGCTGGACGTCCTGCGCACCCTCGGCGCCGAGCAGCGGCCCGCGCCCCCCGCCCCCGCGTCCGGGACGGACCGGGAGGACGCGCGGTGA